The Lasioglossum baleicum chromosome 7, iyLasBale1, whole genome shotgun sequence genomic sequence TTTTGTGCAATTCTCATTCTATGAAATTAATATAGCTGCAAAACAAAACGTGTCCCAACCGTTCCGACACCCCTATACCTATAATAAAATGCAAACtaaataatatgaaagataCGTGTTTTCTGTTATATattgtttcatttttataagcAGCAAAACGGTTTAAgaaattgataaaattattCCACAAATTTTGGGGGAAAAAGTTctaagaaaacatttttttctgccTCCTGACTAAGGATAAATCCCGAAGATGTTAGCTTCATTTATCCCTATACAATGTACAACGACATCCTggacagagtcgccagatgaggaaaAAATGGTCCGCTTTCTCTGCCACcatcggattagtcacgtgacactgTGACACATAAATAACAGAGACGaatcgcgtcacgtgaccgggtcgCGGCGGAAACATGGGAAAtaacgtcgtagaaggggaaggtagtgtGCAGACACAAGTTTTAATTTAGCAACTCTGATCCAGGATAACTGTGGCCGTACTAACCTGTTCACTGCGTGATACTTTTTCACGCACGCGATCAACGCATCGACACTGGTAGCCTTTCTCATATCTATCATCAGTATCTCGTACTTCGCTGCGGTGTACAGAAGCAACAATGCTGCGAACATGTTCAGGCTGACCGCTGCCGAGCACTGGAAGCCGGCTATGGCTTGGTGTACAAAAATTATCATTCTCACGGGTTCGTAGTCGACGCGGAACGGATATTCCGAAACTGTTGGAAACGGTTGCGGTAGAAAAATActtccgacgacgacgaccactgGGCTCACATAACACCACACCACAGTCAGCCCGTAAAACTTATAGTACGCATCCACGTATCGTTGATAGACGTTTCTTTCGTAGGATTGCGCGTTTTTTAAGGAAGCTTTTATGTCTTCGATCAAACGCTGTAATACGTCGCCAAAATTATATTGCATCTCAGATAACCTTTCACAAAGAATGAACCACTACGTTTTGTTGTTATCGAGTTATAGGTACCCCAAATAGGTACcccaatattttcaaaaattgtgtcGTATCATAATTTTTTGCATTTGCTCGAAGTCATAGATAAGCTTTCGAAATTATTAGACGTGTAAGACgtacaatttataatttaaatgagATTACTTACGTGTTCGTCTTGAGAACAAATCGTAAAATGAACGGCACATACCTTACCTGAAAGTCATCATGCTTTATAGTGCAAAGCAAGGTGAAAAGGAAAACCTGAAGCGCAGAAACCGCCATGACGACTGCCTTTGAAAATGCGGGAAAGTCGTCGACGTAAAGAATCGCCGCGTTTAATACTGGAAAGAATAATGCAAGCGCGCTAAGAGCACTCAACACTTTCAAAATTCTGTAACACAAAACCTGAGCTTTGGTGGCCACCGATGACAAAGGCCAGCCGCAGATCAAAGCTGTGCTAACTCGCACAAAGGCCATTGCCTTGTCCGGCGTGACCCTTTCGAACATAGCAGCGCGAGAAGGAAGGATAAATTAGATATCTTGATTCACGGAGACACGGGTTAGATTTCTATGAGAAATTAGGTTAGTAGAACGGCAAACGAAACATTCCACACTATCAGCTGCACAGAGAAAACGCGCCCCGCGACGAAAACATTTGCTTGACTCAGCGCACAGTAAATATTGAGACTATGAGGAGTAAGCTTTCTTAGAAATCTCTTGGGCGAAGAAAAGGATTAATAATAAATGCAACGCTTAAATGAACTATACACTATCGCTCGCGGAACTTGCTTATCCGCACGTGGTGAACGTAGACAGGCGGATTAATATATGATATGGTGGCTGTAATGATAACGTACAAGTCTTCGCTTTTGCTAGACCGTGCGGAGGAAACGTTTTGTAACTCCGATTTACTACCGCAACAGAATGAAAATTGTACatacagcaattggtatcgatcagTGACGGAACTTTCAATTACATTGGTTAACGCATGCATGTACAGGATAATTTTAGAGAACGTTTCTTTCATGGCAAGTTGTGAATGTCAATTTTAAAGAAACTCTTTTTTGAACGACTGTGTTCATAACGGTCTTGTTGAACGAAAATATTGAAACGACTGTTTCAGTCTGACATAATATCCTGCTCACGCACAATCTTATTCAAGTAAGTCCGAATACATTTTAAACGACAAGTGATCTAAATTCTCAACGATTGTATTTCAGAAAACAAACAAAATGGATATCTAACGCAGCTGTACCTTTATTTCTGAAAATTAAGCCTCAACTACATTGGCATGACTTCTAAACTACGTGCATTTAATCAATGCAGCATGAACTATTAGTTGCTTTGGATGACACAAAATCTGAGTCTTCGGCAACTATCATTCGCGTAGCAGTGAAGAAGGAGACTGTGCTTGAAATGTACTGAAATaacataattaatatttaaatgtcTGTGGATACGTACAAaatgagtttgaatataaagtgaaCACATACGGAGCAGTAGTATTCCAAGGAAAGactttaaactttaaagattTTACTTTACACTTTACTGCATGGTGTTTAACATAACGATGgcgttaaataatatttaacgtAACAAACGGTGTCAATTGTAGCAACAGGTggtgttaaaattattggatGACGCTGCGTCGTCTGTTTCACTCAGTACAAGACGAAGAGCAGTGAATAGGGAGAAAGCGTTTGAAATGTACTAAAAGATCGAAGAGCATGTAGAGAATAGTACAAAGACAAGTTGCAGATGAAAAAGTATGTATAAATTTATACCGAACAATAATAGTTCAAAGATAGTTCTGGAACGACGAATAAGAAGCTGATGATTACCGGCTTCTGCGGCACCAACATCTGATACACAGTTTTCTGCACACTTAAATCTCGTTCGTACCACTTCACATCGTAGACACTCCGAATTGTGCCTGTACTCTGATGAGTAAATCATACTTGAGCAATTAATGTTTGTTAAATTTTCTTATTCAGAAGACTTTCCATTCTTTTTCTGAGCAACACTGGTGCGGTAAATAATTACAGTGTATAATATCTTTTTTCTACGGCGTAACATATTCAAACACAATAAAACGTACCGTGACAAACAATTTTCTTCGCGATAAATATACAAAAAGAACCGTAGGTTCGAGGAGTCTCTAGGACCTATAGATTTTCGCGTGGTGGTTAATAGCTCGGTACTCCTATAGGGTTAATAAGTAGTATAATAACATCTGAATAAGAAAATCATGTTGATTCATATATCATACTTtgaccacagacgagatatctcgtccattgtaAAGATGGAATCTCCTaagcgcgtctggacgcagcgttttcCGATCCTTGTGCCTCTTATACTCCATTCGTCAGGAATGGTAACTTGTGCTTCTGGACCCACAGCAGGAACGATAAATGGATTATGAATCGCAAAACGCCACGTCCAGACGCGGCTAGGACACCTAAGCTAGGAGATCCCACCTTTAGGACAATAAACAACTACTAAATACATATAAGTAAATATTtagaatatataataattaaattatcttTGGCAGCTACTATGTGCGCAATCAGTAAAGTACACGAGAACCGGGTAAACTTCACCTGTGTGAGGAAACAAgaaatttttcactttttttatatgtattataatctTGTAGATTTTTACAGGTAAGGGCGCATGTGttagcgtcgcgcgtcgtctaaGAGCGCAGCCGATTGGAGACACCACAAGCACGCGCTGTTGTCGATAACGTAGATTTCCCAGCGTAATCGTCAGGCTAACCACCAACCAACTTATATATGAATCTGTACATTTCAATTATTGTTCGTTGACAACTTCTCCCAAAACAAAGTGCACATCTCAAAGATAGCCGCTTTACATTATCAACATCACCGCGAGCTTGCTCTGCCATCTAACGTAGCACAGCATGGCGGCGCCTATACCTATCAAAAACTATATGAAAATCACTGAACTTTAAAGAAACATAAATTTTGTACCTGTGGATTCCGAAGAtaaaaacttggattttcgtcattttctcgtcaaaatctacaggataaTATTCTagaaagttaaacatttcttgttTCCTTACTGTGAAGTTCAGCCAAATCGATTAAGCCGATACCCTAAAAGTACTCACTGATGTTCGAAAGTAGTACAGTCGTTGGGTTTACACTTAGCCCTTTAATGAATTGTTTCCAGTAATTTGTCGTCAATTAACAACTCACCGCTTGTATTAGACGATCGGCTGGCAACACGCACGAAAAGACTTCCAGCAATGCCGTCGAAGCCACAAATACAAATTGACATTTTATTACAAAGTCTCGACGCTGTTAAGAAATGTTCCATTTTAATAACATCGCCGTCTATTTCCGATGAACCTATGTTACTTAAGTACTTACACCAATAAGATTAAGACCGGCATTTACAAGAATCACGCTACTGGCAAGTAGGGAGACCAAAGTCACGTATTGGACACCGCCAATGGTATCCAGTGCACACCTAAATTGGGGTGTCATAAATGAAGATCTTTATAGCTGAACTTTATAACTCAATGCAAAGGGTCGCAATACGTCGTAAAGAGAACGAACAAGAATTATCTTAAAATAGAGAACGACGATTTTTGCGACACTTTACCTTTTCACTTCGCGATACTTTTTTATGCATTCCTTTAAATCGGCGAGAGTGACAGCCGACTGCAACTCTAGCATCACTATGTCGTATCTTGCAGCAGCGAATAGAACCAGCAACGCTGTCAGCGTGTTCAAACTCACGCTGGCAACATTTTCAAAAGCAACGAAAGCACCAATTATGAAAATAGTTGACCTGACGGGTTCATAATCGACGCGGAATGGATATTTGCTGAGTATAGGGAATGGCTGGTCTGTGAAGAAGGTTGAAATTACAATGACCGTCGCGGCAACGTAAAAACTTATTGTGGTGATCCCGAGAAATGAGGAATACGTGTCCAGGTATCGTTGGAAGATATCCATTTCGTACAGTTTTGCTTTCTCCAAATAGTCCGTCATTTCCTCGATTAATCGCTGAAACGTTTATGGTACATGTAGATAATGTATAATACAAGCTTGACCAACAACtatgaccaccttgaatatttttgtCATTTGTAATATTACGAACAAACTGATATGCAAAACATGCATTCTATTGAGAAGGTAGTATTGTcgtataaacattttttagatGGGCGAAGGTGTTTCATCAATAGAGTATGAAATTCTGCGTAGCAATGTGTTcgccttcatatgtcctaaacgtaATAGTTAACAAGATATTATGGTCCCCATCCCCAGTTAAAAAGTTAATCGAGTCTGTGTTTATGCTGTGAATGGAAAGTAGAAATGTCTCACCTGATAATGATCATGTTGAAAACTACAGACGATTATATTCGAGATGGTCTGACACAGGGCAGTTAGAAGACCGAATGTCTTGCCGGTACGGATTGGATCATGGATGTAAAATAAAAGCGACCAAAACGCAGGCAAGAGCACTGAGATGGTACTGAAAGCAACCAGCACTTTCGCGATCACATAtaagtaaaagtgacttttagGAGCTGTCGAAGGCAGCGGCCAACCGCAGCACAAAATCACGCTGTATTTGGTGAAGGTGATAGCCTTCTTCGGTGTCACGTTCGCAAACATCTTACAGAGAAAACTGGAGAACAACCGACTGTTCCCGAGCAGAAGAGATAATCCCTGTTCGGATTGCTTCTATAATGACGTTAACACTACAATGCACGAAACATTTTACTGCCGGTCGGTTATTGAAGTCCCGACTTTTCCCTGATACGTGCATTTGATAGTCTGAGGAGGGATCACGTTTCCAACGGAGGAAGTATAAGGCAAATGAATTGATAAACGGTGCTGCAATATTTACAGTTATGCCGAGGTAAGGGCCACGTAGGGTAGGTGGGAAATGTTGCAATTTTTGTAACAGCGTAGGGCGGAGGTAATGATAGTGCAAGAGAGATATTTCCTACCTTCATTGATTTTTCTTGGATTTCTCACCCACGCGAGCCTGGGACTTCATAGTGATTCATCGAGTTACGCCAATCACTTATTCTTTACCCCGTGATTAACAGAAGAATATTTGATGATCTCGAAGCATGTTGCCAGTGTTGATAGTCTGAACATTTCTCATGTGTTCAGTCTCACAATTCGTGTGGAAATGAATATGATTGTGTGGAATAATAATGGCTTAGGATGCAGATAGGTAATTGTGAGTTATCATATACGGAAACAGGTTTTGAAACAGCACAGGAAATGTGGCTTTCCCATACAACTGAATAATCAAATTAACTGCACAATCGTTGCGTGTAGAAACCACCCTTCGAATTTATTGGAAGAATTTtaagaagaaattaaatattcatttatttataaatattttgtgacgtcacaatttataattaaatatttaaaaatacctAGACTGCGAAAGTTTACTCAGGTGTCGTGTGCTTCGAATTCGCaaattatatgtaaatattatGCAAAGCAATACTGCTGCTTACGGTATAACCAAACTCTTTATGCGCAAGAAATATGCAGATTAAGAGCTAAATGTAGAGAATATATACGAAATATATGGAAAATATGTACAAGGATCAACGTATTTTCAATTTGCTGTAATCACCAATATTCCCGTCGAAAACCCGTTCATTTAAACTATTCttataaaatgaataatttcaAATTGCAGTTGCATAAACTTCCGTAATCTACTGATGTGATTAAGTAATATGCTCGTCATCAACGCACACCGTCAAATGAACGTCGTATTCTTTACATGCATAGGACAATGTTAGGATCATGTTTAATGCCGGTAATCAATATTTTGTCACTTTACTGCATGGTGTGTAACATAACGTTGgtgtttaataatatttaacgtAACAAACGGTGTCAATTGTAGCAACAGGTggtgttaaaattattggatGACGCTGCGTCGTCTGTTTCACTCAGTACAAGACGAAGAGCAGTGAATAGGGAGAAAGCGTTTGAAATGTACTAAAAGATCGAAGAGCTTGTAGAGAATGGTACAAAGACAAGTTACAGATGAAAAAGTATGTATAAATTTATACCGAACAATAATAGTTCAAAGATAGTTCTGGAACGACGAATAAGAAGCTGATGATTACCGGCTTCTGCGGCACCAACATCTGATACACAGTTTTCTGCACACTTAAATCTCGTTCGTACCACTTCACATCGTAGACACTCCGAATTGTGCCTGTACTCTGATGAGTAAATCATACTTGAGCAATTAACGTTAGTAAAATTTTCTTATTCAGAAGACTTTCCATTCTTTTTCTAAGCGACACTGGTGCGGTAAATAATTACAGTGTATAATATCTTTTTTCTACAGCGTAACATATTCAAACACAATAAAACGTACCGTGACAAACAATTTTCTTCGCGGTAAATATACAAAAAGAACCGTAGGTTCGAGGAGTCTCTAGGACCTTTAGATTTTCACGTGGGGGTTAATAGCTCAGTACTCCTATAGAGTTAATTAAGTAGTATAATAACATCTGAATAAGAAAATCATGTTGATTCATATTTCATACTATGACCACAGACGAGATTTCTCGTCTGTACTACTACCATTGTAAAGGTGGAATCTCCTAAGCGCGTCAGGACGCAACGTTTTCCGATCCTTGTGCCTCTTATACTCCATTCGTCAGGAACGGTAACTTGTGCTTCTGGACACACAGCAGGAACGATAAGTGGATTATGAATCGCAAAACGCCATGTCCAGACGCGGTTAGGACACCTAAGCTAGGCGATCCCACCTTTAGGAAAATGAACAACTACTAAATACATATAAGTAAATATTTAGAAtagataataattaaattatcttTGGCAGCTACTATGTGCGCAATCAGTAAAGTACACGAGAACCGGGTAAACTTCACCTGTGTGAGGAAACAAgaaatttttcacttttttatatgtattataatcaTGTAGATTTTTACAGGTAAGGGCGCATGTTGTTAGCCTTGCGCGTCGTCTAAGAGCGCAGCCGATTGGAGGCACCACAAGCACGCGCTGCTGTCGATAACGTAGATTTCCAAGCGTAATCGTCAAGGTAACCACCAACCAACTTATATATGattttgtacattttaattattgttcGTTGACAACTTCTCCCAAAACAAAGTGCACATCTCAAAGATAGCCGCTCTACATTATTGACATCACCGCGAGCTTGCTCTGCCATCTAACGGTTGCGCTCGCAGCACAGCATGGCGGCGCATATACCTATCAAAGACGATGAAAATCACTGAACTTTAAACAAACATAAATTTTGAACCTGTGGATTCCGAAGAtaaaaacttggattttcgtcattttctcgtcaaaatgTACAGGATAATATACTaaaaagttaaacatttcttgttTCCCTACTGTGAAGTGCAGCCAAATCGTTTAAACCGAAACCCTAAAAGTACTCACTGATGTTCCAAAGAAGTACAGTTGATGGGGTTATACTTAGCCCTTTAATGAATTGTTTCCAGTAATTTGTCGCCAATTAACAACTCACCGCTTCTATTAGACGATCGGCTGGCAACACACACGAAAAGACTTCCAGCAATGCCGTCGAAGCCACAAATACATTTtgacattttattaaaaattctcgaCGCTgttaagaaatgtttcattttaatAACATCGCCGTCTATTTCCGATGAACCTATGTTACTTAAGTACTTACACCAATGAGATTAAGACCGGCATTTACAAGAATCACGCTACTGAAAAGTAGTGTGACCAATGTCACGTATTGGACACCGTCAATGGTATCTAGTGCACACCTAAATTGGGGTGTTATAAATGAAGAACTTTATAACTGAGCTTTATAACTCAATGCAAAGGGTCGCAATACGTCGTAAAGAGAACGAACAAGAATTATCTTAAAAGAGAGAACGACGATTTTTGCGACACTTTACCTTTTAACTTCGCGATACTTTCTCATGCATTCCTTTAAATCGGCGACAGTGACAGCCGATTGCAACTCTAGCATCACTATGTCGTATCTTGCCGCAGCGAATAGAACCAGCAACGCTGTCAGCGTGTTCAAGCTCACGCTGGCAACATTTTGCAAAGCAACGAAAGCAATATTTAGGAAAATAGTTGACCTGACGGGTTCGTAATCGACGCGGAATGGGAATTCGGCGATTACAGGGAATGGCTGGTCTGTGAACAAGGTTGAAATCACAATGACCGTCGCGGCAACGTAAAAACTTATTGTGGTGATCCCGAGAAATGAGGAATACGTGTCCAGGTATCGTTGGAAGATAACCATTTCGTACAGTTTTGCTTTCTCCACATAGTCGGTCATTTCCTCGATTAATCGCTGAAACGTTTATGGTAcatgtaaataatgtttaataCAAGCTTGACCAACAACtatgaccaccttgaatatttttgttgtttgtAATATTACGAACAAACTGATATACAAAACATGCATTCTATTGAGAAGGAAGTATTGTcgtggaaacattttttagatGGGCGAAGGTGTTTCATCTATAGAGTATGAAATTCTGCGTGAAAATGTGTTcgccttcatatgtcctaaacgtaATAGTTAACAAGATATTATGGTCCCCATCCCCAGTTAAAAAGTTAATCGTGTCTGTCTTTATGCTGTGAATGGAAAGTAGAAATGTCTCACCTGATAATGGTCATGTTGAAAACTACAGACGATTATATACACGACGGTCTGACACATGGCAGTTAGAAGACCGAATGTCTTGCCGGTACGGACTGGATCATGGATGTAAAGTAAAAGCGACCAAAACACAGGCAAGATCACTGAGATGGTACTTAAAGAAATCAGCACTTTCGCGATCACATaaaagtaaaagtgacttttagGAGCTCTCGAAGGGAGTGGCCAACCGCAGCACAAAATCACGCTGTATTTGGTGAAGGTGATAGCCTTCTTCGGTGTCACGTTCGCAAACATCTTACAGCGAAAACTGGAGAACAACCGACTGTTCCCGAGCAGAAGAGATAATCCCTGTTCGGATTGCTTCGATAATGACGTTAACACTACAATGCACGAAACATTTTACTCCCGGTCGATTATTGAAGTCCCGACTTTTCCCTGATACGTGCATTTGATAGTCTGAGGTGGGAACACGTTTCCAACGGAGGAAGTATAAGGCAAATGAATTGATAAACGGTGCTGCAATATTTACAGTTATTCCGAGATAAGGACAACGTAGGGTTATTGTAACAGCATTGGTAATGATAGTGCAGGAGCTTTATTTCCTACCTCCATTGATTTTTCTTGGATTTCTCATCCACGCGAGCCTGGGACTTCATAGTCATTCTTCGGTCTACGCCAATCACTCGTTCTCTACCCCGTGATTAACAGAAGCATATTTGATGATCTTGAAGCATGTTGCCAGTGTTGGTAGTCTGAGCATTTCTCTTGTGTTCAGTCTCACAATTCGTGGGGAACGCAATCACAATTTGTGGGGAAATGAATATGTTTGTGTCTCATTACGTgtgaattatatgcactgtgaaagtttcatcgaaatcagttGGTTCGGGGAAAAAAGACAGACATTgatagatgtaagaatccttagatgtATTGCTCATTGCAGCTAgattgtagctcattgcaacgtcgaccgatttttactcagaatatgtttaattcacacaggtctgcaaaacgtattttttaaattttcaatgtaggcacacataaaaaaattgtaaaatgtaacttttagtatcttTTCTACAATACCGTTCAATTGCAATTTATGAAAACATTTTCTTATCACATCCTGTAGAAAACTAGTTGCTGTAGCTTCCCAAaagagttcaaatcgtatagtacaatatttacaaaGTTGCTGTCTTTTTTGGAGAGTCCGAATATTAATACATGGAAAACGGTAATTCCAAGGGCTACTATTCTTATACCTGATCATTGTTCCCACATGCGCAGCTCCATTGTATTGCCACCGAGCGGTCTTCCGAAGTTCTAGGACCGAGAATGGGTACGCTGCAGACAATCCGCAGGCCAAGACGGCCCATAAATCGAACCCGAGCTCGGAAACAAATAGATTCCTTGGAAACCCCCAATACTGGAAAATAAACTCGAGGTGGAAAGCGTCCATCTAATTCAGTTTTGCACCAGACTCTCTGCCAGAATGAAGTCCGTCGTCCTGTTGCTGCTTCTAGCAATCGCAGTTACTTTCGTCGTATCTCGTCCCTCAGGAAACGAACTAGCACCGTTAACAAGTAAGGTcacatgaaatataaaacatttatcAATCTAGAACTCGGCTAAATATAATCTTAACCAGTGAACAGTCTATTTTATAAAATCGTGTGTGTACTTTCGGAAATAGGGGAAGCTAGAATaattagtttgctacaggatgtgaaataaaatatttttctaaaatcgcaattgatcggaattgtagagaagacACTaacagttgcattttacaacttttttatgtgggcctgtattgaaaatttaagaaatacgcTTCGTGGATCTGTgtcgattaaacatattctgaaaatttcgtgaaaatcaGCCGACATTGCAATgagttacaaacgtttaaagatggtaaaaatggcagattttcacgattttcgtcgTGAATTCGAAGTGAAAATTTCACTTCTTGTTCAAAATACCGTTTTATTGAAACTTTAGAACCGCAATTGCgaaaaacagtattttaaatttctttccTATCGAATTTGATCGTGAGTGTCGCAATAATCacagtaaataataatataattgcatttttccATAGGTATAAAGCTCAAGGAAAACACAACGGTTAAGGGCGATGTCGCAAGAGGCAAAAGACACGTGTCCCCTTGTAAGACTAAGGCGCACAGCACCAGGTAAGTCGCGAAAATTCATAAATAGTAATCTATAATCTATAAACTAAAATAGTAGTCACGTATATAAgcatttatttcttctgttaaaGTTAAAACACCCACTCCATTTAGTGTAGTAGTACAAGGCGACAGCATTGTATAAAACTCTAGAAGTATTTATTCCTTTTTGCTACTCATGTTAAATGTCGACATGAAAATATATGAACAATGAATATTTTTTGATCATTCACCTTGCAGTTTCAGCTTGCAAACGCGTTTGGGGAACATAGCCTTCGCTCATTCTTCGGCCTCCACGCATCGTCACCACCCACACAATCTCCATCCTGGTCTGGGTTGTTAACCAATGGAAAtgataaattttataatcgatttAAATGTCAATAAATTAATCATTTGAGATGGACTTCTCTGTCTGCTATCGTAACGTGGTGGAGAGATACGACAAGactgaaattttttggaaaatccatTATTTCTATGCAGAATCGATAGATAAGGATGGTTCTGTTAACGAAATCTTCGAGACTTTAAGAAAACAGCGTATTATATTGTTCTTACGAAATGTACGTATAATCTCCatatttgtataatattttacTGGCACAATTTTGTTGCGTATGTTACTAGTAAAATGCGTAAGATAAGTAAGGTGTTCTTCATTTATACGAAACATTTTCAACAAATTGTGAAATACAACATTCCAGAATATTTTTCATAACTTGTGCGTTTCTATTTTGTAGCCCaactataatattaaaattatcacGTCACATGTATATTATCGTTCTCTCACTGATAACCTCATAGGAAAGtaaaaaaagtaattttttaacccttagtaccattattcaaaatagtgtttacattattacattattaattatttttaaaaatttacttttgatgatatctcgtgtagacacattagtttcCGATATGCTCAATGGAACAGCTATTCAGTTAAGTAGTTTCATTGCCACAAATTgacttaaatgacaatttggatgttcccaGTTAAAAATTACTCCGGCACAGTACTAGAAAGGTTAAATATATTcgaatctaatcaattactaaacagttaagtattgtatgaggtattatatcaatttcatatctatcaaaagaaaagaatcgtatagaatgAAGTTATACTGGGGCGgaagaagtgtttaattttcgagttaaaatagctccgagtgcaaagggttaaattctgT encodes the following:
- the LOC143210812 gene encoding uncharacterized protein LOC143210812 — translated: MTMKSQARVDEKSKKNQWSTVYQFICLILPPLETCSHLRLSNALLTSLSKQSEQGLSLLLGNSRLFSSFRCKMFANVTPKKAITFTKYSVILCCGWPLPSRAPKSHFYFYVIAKVLISLSTISVILPVFWSLLLYIHDPVRTGKTFGLLTAMCQTVVYIIVCSFQHDHYQRLIEEMTDYVEKAKLYEMVIFQRYLDTYSSFLGITTISFYVAATVIVISTLFTDQPFPVIAEFPFRVDYEPVRSTIFLNIAFVALQNVASVSLNTLTALLVLFAAARYDIVMLELQSAVTVADLKECMRKYREVKRCALDTIDGVQYVTLVTLLFSSVILVNAGLNLIGRREFLIKCQNVFVASTALLEVFSCVLPADRLIEAVYAPPCCAASATVRWQSKLASTGTIRSVYDVKWYERDLSVQKTVYQMLVPQKPVIISFLFVVPELSLNYYCSYISNAFSLFTALRLVLSETDDAASSNNFNTTCCYN
- the LOC143210811 gene encoding uncharacterized protein LOC143210811, which produces MFERVTPDKAMAFVRVSTALICGWPLSSVATKAQVLCYRILKVLSALSALALFFPVLNAAILYVDDFPAFSKAVVMAVSALQVFLFTLLCTIKHDDFQRLIEDIKASLKNAQSYERNVYQRYVDAYYKFYGLTVVWCYVSPVVVVVGSIFLPQPFPTVSEYPFRVDYEPVRMIIFVHQAIAGFQCSAAVSLNMFAALLLLYTAAKYEILMIDMRKATSVDALIACVKKKLCLFRFAKDVIKVTRYIVCTTITCSSTNIILCGFNIIGRQPFIVKLQFVVLSWAGLMEVFMCALPADRLINMTSQQKALNSPKLSIA